The window TGCCTATACCGAGCTTTGATGCCGTATTAGGTATGGATTAGTTAAGCCGCCATAAGGCAAGTATAAAAtgtgataaaaaaataatatattttccTTTGGCCGATGGGacacgtgttgtggcccgaggtgaACGGGGTGGGTTTAATTGTCCATTAATTTCGATGATGAAAGCCAAGAAATCATTAGCCAAGGGATGTGATTCGTTTCTAGCATATGTGATCGATGCAAAGAAAGAGAAGAAATTCGTGTCTGATATCCTGATAGTGTCCGAATTCCCAGAAGTGTTTCCTGATGAATTACCCGGCTTACCGCTAGTAAGAGAGGTAGAGTACAAGATTGAATTATTGCCGGGTTCTACACCAGTGGCAAAAGCTCCGTATCGATTAGCACCGTCCGAGATTCGTGATATGATGTCGCAAATTCAAGAGTTGCTAGATCGTGGGTTTATTTGACCAAGTTCTTCGCCATGGGGTGTTCCAgtgttattcgtgaagaagaaagacggaactctccgtatgtgcattgattatagaGAATTAAATAAAAGGACAGTGAAGAACAAGTACCCgttgccgagaattgatgatctgtttgatcagctacaaggggcattgtacttctctaaaattgatctacgatcaggttatcaccaggttCGGGTAGCCGAGGAAGATATTCCAAAGATAGCTTTTCGTACAAGATACGGTCACTACGAGTTTTTAGTTATGTCattcgggttgacaaatgcgccagcaatATTCATAGATTTAATGAATCGGGTGTGCCGACAGTTTCGCGACAAATTCGTGATAGTatttatcgatgatattttgatttaTTCGAAAATAGAGGCCGAACATGCTACGCATCTGAGACAAGTGTTAGAACTATTGAAACGAGAAAGGTTATACaccaaattttctaaatgtgagTGTTGGTTaagagaagtgcagtttttgggtcacgtTATCTGCCaagagggtatcaaagtcgatccatctaaaatagaagcggtaatgaattggaattcaccaAAGACTCCGACAGAGATTAAGTGTTTTCTTGGTttagccggttactaccgaaggtttattaaaGATTTCTCAAAGATTGCAGGTCCATTGACCAAGTTGACCAGCAAAGATGTAACTTTTCGATGGAGTGATGAACAAGAAAATGCCTTCCAGACATTGAAACGGTTATTGTGTCAAGCTCCAATTTTAGTGTTACCTGAGGGTACAGATGATTTCGTTGTGTATTGTGATGTGTCATTAGCCGGActgggttgtgtgttaatgcagagagagaaagttattgcctatgcctcaagACAGTTGAAAACTCATGAGAGAAATTATCCGATACATGATCTAGAGTTGGTTGCGGTTGTATTTGCGTTGaaattatggagacattatctttacggCACTCATTGTGTGATTtgtactgaccataagagtcttcagcataactTTTCGCGGAAAGAATTAaacatgcgtcagagacggtggcaagagctgatcaatgattatgattgtgagattcgaaatcatccaggaaaggcaaatgtcattgcagatgctttgagtcgaaagaaATCCACTAACAATGTGAAATTCATACGAATGAAGATTGTGTTAGACTTGATTGGTCGATTAAAGATAGCACAATTAGAAGCCTTGAAGGATGAACATTTGAAATCTGAGATATTAGTAAAGCGAAAAGTGGATTTAATTGACGATTCTCGTGGATTAAAGACTTTGagtaacagaatttgggttcctttgCTCGGAGGATTAAGGGATTTAATCCTGAATGAAGCGTACAAATCGAGATTGTCTATCCATCCTGGAAGCacgaagatgtatcatgatctgaaacctttatattggtggccaacaatgaagaaagaTATCATGCATTACGTGGAAAAGTGACATATATGCGCTcaagtaaaagctgaacatcagaaaccttacgtGTCGTTACGTCAACTCGAGATTCCTCAGTGGAAGTGGGAGCACATAACGATGGATTTCGTGATAAAGTTACCCCAAACCCAGAAGGGTCATGacatgatttgggtgatagttgatagattgactaaaagCGCGCATTTTCTAGCTACAAGTGAGACAGCTTCGCTCAGTAAGTTAGCTCAATTATATGTAAATGAGATTATAGTTCGACATGAAATACCATTATCTATTGTATCAGATAGAGATTCGAGGTTCGTATCTAATTTTTGGCAGAGTTTACAGGAGAATTTGGGTACTCGAGTTAATCTCAGCacaacgtatcatcctcaaatagacggtcaaagtgaacgtacTATTCAgacgttagaggatatgttaagaccTTGTGTATTAGAGTATGGAGGATCGTGGGATTCTCATCTACCTTTGATTGAATTCACTTACAACAACTCGTATCATTCTATTATAggcatgccgccctatgaaatgcttTATGGTCGTCAATGTAGaacgccgacttgttggttagaagctggagagaaacagtttgcgggTCCAGAGATTGTACAGTTGACTGCAGAGAAAGTAGCTATTGCACGCGATAAATTGAAAGCCGcaagagatagacaaaagatgtatgccaATCCGTGCAGACGGCCAGTTATTTTCACAGTAGGTGAGCAGTTATACTTGAAAGTATCGCCCTGGAAAGGAGTCATTCTTTTTGGTAAAAGAGGCAAGTTAGCTccgaggtacattgggccatttagAATACAACAGGTGTTGAATGATCAGAAAGTAGTATTAGATCTTCCTgttgagttagctggtattcataacacATTCAATGTATGTTATCTTTGTAAGTGCAAGGTAgaagatgaaagtcagattctaccACTGCAAGATTTGAAAGTTGATATGAATAAGAAGTTAGTGGAAGAGCCTGTAAGAATTGTAGACAAGAAGATTACTAAGTTACGGCATAAGCAGATACCGATGGTATTAGTTAAGTGGAAGCACAACTTAGGTTCAAACCTgacatgggagacagaagagttgatgagaactcgttaccctcatttgtttaaccttgaccagattccaaggacggaatctcctttaagaggggtagatttgtaacacctcaCATTGGGCCTAGTGGTAATTGTCTTAATTACCCTTGTGtgtaattatatgttattttaataattatatgtatataattatttaattatatagttgagaccagtttgtgacaagggtcacagaacaggtttggttATTTATTTTGGACCTCATTTGGACCATTTAATGTGGTGTTTCGTATTTCAAATAACTGGTAAATACGCGTGTGTATCACGGAGTAGGATTCTTCACTATGAAGAAAGCCTTGTTGAGTTAAATAACCCTGCTTCCTCTTATTTTCCCTTTTTGGAAATATTCAAACACCGAACTATTACTCTCAaatcctgataatgctaaaaacgaacatatattttatagcattattcctcaagaaagacaagcttgtagttgcaattgttctatttacaagtgatattagtttaaataataaaaggtgaagacaaaagacagattcgacgaattgaagacgcaaatgaccaaaaagctcaaaagtacaaaatacaatcaaagaggttccaattattgataagaaacgtctcgaaattacaagagtacaagattcgaaacgcaaaatacaagatattaatttgtacgcaaggacgttcgaaaatccggaaccgggaccagagtcaactctcaacgctcgacgcaacggactaaaaattaaaagtcaactatgcgcatgaatataatataatatataattaattcttaaaatttatatatattataatatatttaaaaatcgtcggcaagaaaggttccaaattagtgtgagctggaaaaacacactccgcgagttgcggagtttacagtgcaaaaattacgcgattCACGGagtttccctggactcaaatccctataaaaggcaacgcagtttgatcgcttttaatatcatataatctatctctctctcaatatatacgtaattatatatatatatatatatatatatatatatatatatatatatatatatatatatatatatatatatatatatatatatatatatatatatattttatattttaattttaattttaaatcctaataataagggtatgttagcgaatgttgtaagggtgtaagtcgaaattctgtccgtgtaacgctacgctatttttaatcattgtaagttatgtttatattattttcgttaatgtctcgtagctaagttattattatgcttatttaaatcgaagtaatcatgatgttgggctaattactaaaattgggtaattgggctttgtaccataattggggtttggataaaagaacgacacttgtggaaattagactatgggctattaatgggttttatattaactaaataataccttgttaatttaatatacaaacttataatttgacgtatttatatataaccacatacgcttgactgggtacggtgggcgggatatctataaataccaataattattcattttaccggacacagaactggattaatagttaatagacttgttgaaataggggtgaattacattcaagggtaattggtgtaattgttaacaaagtagtaaaaccttggtttacacgcagtcgataacctggtgtattcattaaacaaagtattaaaaccttgttacaattcgaatccccaattagttggaatatttgacttcgggaataagaataatttgacgaaggctttcgctctttatatttatgactgatggactattatggacaaatctgtatggacatattaaataatccaggacaaagaacaattaacccatgggcataaaaataaaatcaacacgtcaaacatcatgattacgaaagtttaaataagcataattcttttatttcatatttaatttcctttattttatatttaattgcacttctaattatcgcacttttatttattgttattgtatttaattgcacttttaattatcgtactttttaattatcgcaattttattttattgcacttttatttatcgcaatttctttatcgttatttactttacgctttaaattaagtctagtatttatttttaatattttacattaggttttaactgcgactaaagttttaaaatcgacaaaccggtcattaaacggtaaaaaccccccttttataataataatattacttatttatatatttgtatttttataatttaaaactaatatagcgttaagctttgattaaaagattccctgtggaatgaaccgaacttactaaaaactgcactactgtacgattaggtacactgcctataagtgttgtagcaaggtttaagtatatccattctataaataaataaatatcttttgtaaaaattgtatcatatttaatagtattttcctgctaaaatttaatagtattttataccccttagctttgacatcaagtatttttggcgccgctgccggggatcttaaaatctagcttaaaagccggaagcgcaacgctaatataaaaaaaaaagatttttatttttagtttacttttataaaaatacgtttttataaaaatacgttttaaatatccgaaaacataaaaagaaaacaaaaatataaaaatatttttaagagtttgttaaatatttaagttttataaagtttctttatttttattttataaaaatataagttttatttaaatattttgtttttatttaaaaaaaaccgaaaaaaataaatatatataaatctatttttttagattgttatttagaaaattataaagtattctatttttattttagtttttaaatataattttttatttaaattatataaatattttatataaatattaaaacagaaaaatataaaataaatatatataaaaaaaaaaccgaaacctgtcaaacgaacccACCAAAACTGAAATTCCAAAGCCCGCGACTTGCGGCGTTTGTAGCCAcgaggcaccgcgactcgcggagccgtctgacacgggtgaccagaaaccctaaaagcatttattacggagtaattattaattatttattattattaaccctaattacttaattattattataattagttttaaatttttaaaataaattgtattttaaattttaattagtttataaaattaatagttttataaaataaataatataaaaataatatttttataaaaattgtaatttttgcaacttttagtatatttttataatttgttcctttttattcattttagcgtaacttttgtacttttcgctcgtatttagttttaagcttagtttttgccatagttatttttacttctcgatttttaggctttgccgtaaaatcccttaagtgctttttctttagactaagattaaagtgctttagaattttgcgacgcctttttaagttttagttcctttttaagatattgccatttgggatatagttttacttgtaagctttaatatttttagaagcaacttttaatttttagtttttagtgcctttttaagtttcaacacgctactttcttatttttatttttcgacgccttttacctatgtatcaattatcactccaattagtaatctcaatttgcgattataattttaagttagtgatagtaataaggttgggttagtcgagtgtttttaagttctataagtcattttttttatttcttatttttcgacgccttttatttttcgatcttttctttttcgacctttttcgacgagctctttttctttcttatttctcgctattctagttttaggacatagatttttattctacttcttatctaaatttcttaaaattacgaaaatttattttaagtggttaaattgatagacatcaaaattttctggttcgtagtaatagttggatttgtacgtggaccgggttattggagccaaacagtcctgaattatattgagaccaaacgaatcctgcccctctgctgcatcttttggctattcgaaacgtgggtaaaatcagaaaagtctattaattggataacttatataatttttctttccttttaaaaaactaataggatattcagtgaatgcaccgagcaagacgttcaccaccttttgtacgttcaccacctgtaactcgatcaagacatctagctaatattgtcgccgttgatttttctttagaatcgtcatccagtcgaccaagtactccagttcaaatttccgataatccattttttgaacccgacctcacaattgagaatccggagaatattcagggacgattcatagatcctgaaccattaatttttcctctggaaccaccaatcattcaaacagagattgttgaggaacgaaccattaaatcagaatcctctagtgattccgattcaacaaattcaattacggagaatctggaacctttaagtatggaagaccgaatgagagctaaacgcactggccaaggtcacgcaattactcatcctgacattaatgcgccagattatgaaatcgaaggacaaattctacacaaggtgactaatcaatgccaatttagtggtgcgccgaaggaagatccaaatgaacatcttcgtacctttaataggatctgcacactatttaaaataagagaagttgaggatgaacagatatatctcatgttatttccctggactttaaagggagaagccaaagattggttggaatcgttacctgaaggggcgattgatacatgggatgttttagttgaaaattttcttaaacaattctttccggcatctaaagccgtaagacttcaaggacaaattgttacgttcacacagaaaccaaatgaaactctatatgaggcatggacaagatttagaaagttattaagaggatgtccgcaacatggttt of the Rutidosis leptorrhynchoides isolate AG116_Rl617_1_P2 chromosome 5, CSIRO_AGI_Rlap_v1, whole genome shotgun sequence genome contains:
- the LOC139849635 gene encoding uncharacterized protein, whose protein sequence is MNWNSPKTPTEIKCFLGLAGYYRRFIKDFSKIAGPLTKLTSKDVTFRWSDEQENAFQTLKRLLCQAPILVLPEGTDDFVVYCDVSLAGLGCVLMQREKVIAYASRQLKTHERNYPIHDLELVAVVFALKLWRHYLYGTHCVIYRDSRFVSNFWQSLQENLGTRVNLSTTYHPQIDGQSERTIQTLEDMLRPCVLEYGGSWDSHLPLIEFTYNNSYHSIIGMPPYEMLYGRQCRTPTCWLEAGEKQFAGPEIVQLTAEKVAIARDKLKAARDRQKMYANPCRRPVIFTVGEQLYLKVSPWKGVILFGKRGKLAPRYIGPFRIQQVLNDQKVVLDLPVELAGIHNTFNVCYLCKCKVEDESQILPLQDLKVDMNKKLVEEPVRIVDKKITKLRHKQIPMDASVLLWSVSGPFWVHPYGCRVQPSSCRCNRAVASAPAWLQSGSFLENLF